The Arachis hypogaea cultivar Tifrunner chromosome 19, arahy.Tifrunner.gnm2.J5K5, whole genome shotgun sequence genome has a window encoding:
- the LOC112779524 gene encoding E3 ubiquitin-protein ligase JMJ24, with the protein MDQARSSSGNNINNNNGEDNVGIPDDLRCKRSDGKQWRCTAMSMPDKTVCEKHYIQAKKRAANSAMRANLKKAKRKSGDSEGHLESKSDDFDIPLSAMKHGGGEHSSGGGSRLLDKVGKNQFRYVPKKGAMSGRSSLPKPDEEDEEDYEEEEEGEEEVEEEEGVPLYEENWTGHESPELASGGDSSRKRRSLEATNVTTEYSDASTDSSEETGDTGGQTCHQCRRNDRDRVVTWCQRCDRRGYCNSCISTWYSDISLDEIQRMCPACRGICNCRVCVRSDNSIKVRIREIPVLDKLQYLHSLLSAVLPVVKQIHQEQCFEVELEKKLRGVDIDLPRIKLGADEQMCCNLCRIPITDYHRRCPICSYDLCLNCCHDLREATSDYNKEPQTELAKAYDQNILSKFPHWRSNDNGNIPCPPKEYGGCGYSSLNLSRIFKRNWVAKLVKNVEEMVGGCKINNADDLPETQLNALRLRKCSHRETSDDNYLYCPASEDLMKDGIGNFRKHWKTGKPIIVKQVFDRSSSSSWDPLVIWRGILETTDEKMKDENRVVRAIDCLDGSEIDIELSYFMTGYTEGRTHENGWPQLLKLKDWPSPSASEEFLLYQRPEFIGKLPLLQYIHSKWGLLNVAAKLPHYSLQNDVGPKIYISYGINHELGRGDSVTNLHFNMRDMVYLLVHTSEVMLKDWQRTKIEMIQKEYKELEVKESRGDNQMCSSRSSPNSAFGTENNGLDLDPNQSKSLDQGFENHSSSDGNMVNHELPFKQNGNFSEQMHPGVLWDVFRRQDVPKLNEYLKTHRNEFGKPDDILNEYVTWPLYDGAIFLDRHQKRKLKEEFGVEPWSFEQNLGEAIFVPAGCPFQARNVQSTVQLGLDFLSPESLGEAVRLAEEVRSLPNEHEAKPQVLEVGKISLYAASSSIKEVQKLVLDPKLGAEIGYGDPNLTAMVSENYEKMVKQRQITCA; encoded by the exons ATGGATCAAGCGCGATCATCCTCTGGGaacaacatcaacaacaacaatggcgaGGACAATGTGGGAATTCCCGACGACCTCCGGTGCAAGCGTTCCGATGGGAAGCAGTGGCGGTGCACCGCCATGTCGATGCCGGACAAGACCGTCTGCGAGAAGCACTACATCCAGGCCAAGAAGAGGGCAGCCAATTCCGCCATGAGAGCTAACCTCAAGAAGGCTAAGCGCAAGTCTGGAGATTCCGAGGGACACCTTGAAAGCAAGAGTGACGATTTCGATATTCCTCTGTCCGCCATGAAGCACGGTGGTGGGGAGCATAGTTCTGGTGGCGGAAGCAGGTTGTTGGATAAGGTGGGGAAGAATCAGTTCAGGTATGTCCCCAAGAAGGGGGCCATGTCGGGGCGATCCTCACTGCCCAAGCCAGATGAGGAGGATGAGGAAGAttatgaagaagaggaggagggtgAGGAagaggtggaggaggaggagggtgtGCCTCTTTATGAGGAAAATTGGACGGGTCACGAGTCGCCTGAGCTGGCTTCTGGTGGGGACTCGTCCAGGAAGAGGAGGAGCTTGGAGGCCACTAATGTCACTACT GAATACTCGGATGCAAGCACAGACTCCTCGGAGGAGACTGGTGACACTGGCGGGCAGACATGCCATCAGTGCCGGAGGAATGACAGAGACAGGGTGGTTACTTGGTGCCAGCGGTGTGATCGAAGAGGATACTGTAATAGCTGTATATCAACTTG GTACTCAGACATTTCGCTGGATGAAATTCAGAGGATGTGTCCTGCGTGCCGTGGTATTTGTAACTGTAGAGTTTGTGTACGTAGTGATAATTCAATAAAG GTTCGGATACGGGAGATACCTGTTCTAGATAAGTTACAGTATCTCCACTCGCTGTTGTCAGCAGTGCTTCCTGTAGTAAAACAGATCCACCAAGAACAGTGTTTTGAAGTTGAGCTCGAAAAGAAGTTACGTG GTGTGGACATAGATCTTCCCCGGATAAAATTGGGAGCAGATGAACAGATGTGCTG CAATTTATGTAGGATACCCATCACTGATTATCATCGGCGCTGTCCAATTTGCTCATATGACTTGTGCCTTAATTGTTGTCATGATCTTCGAGAAGCAACTTCAGATTACAACAAAGAACCACAAACAGAATTAGCGAAAGCTTATGACCAAAACATATTAAGTAAGTTTCCTCATTGGAGATCCAATGATAATGGAAATATTCCATGCCCCCCTAAGGAATATGGTGGCTGTGGTTATTCGTCGTTAAATTTGAGCAGGATTTTCAAGAGGAATTGGGTTGCAAAGTTGGTGAAAAATGTAGAAGAAATGGTTGGTGGCTGTAAGATTAATAATGCTGATGATCTACCAGAAACTCAGTTGAATGCTCTCAGATTGCGCAAATGTTCCCATAGAGAGACTAGTGATGATAACTATCTTTATTGTCCTGCATCTGAAGATCTCATGAAAGATGGGATTGGAAATTTTAGAAAGCACTGGAAAACCGGTAAACCCATTATTGTTAAGCAAGTGTTTGATAGATCATCCTCTTCTAGCTGGGATCCGCTGGTCATCTGGAGAGGGATTCTAGAGACAACAGATGagaaaatgaaagatgaaaaCAGAGTGGTTAGGGCCATAGATTGCTTAGATGGGTCTGAG ATTGATATTGAGCTTAGTTACTTCATGACTGGTTACACTGAGGGGCGTACTCATGAAAATGGTTGGCCACAGTTATTGAAGTTGAAGGATTGGCCTTCACCTAGTGCATCTGAAGAGTTTCTCTTGTACCAAAGACCAGAATTTATCGGCAAACTGCCTTTACTTCAGTATATTCACTCCAAGTGGGGCCTTCTTAATGTTGCAGCTAAATTGCCTCATTACTCCTTGCAGAATGATGTAGGACCCAAGATTTATATATCTTATGGAATCAATCATGAACTTGGTAGAGGTGATTCAGTGACCAATCTCCACTTCAATATGCGGGACATG GTGTACCTTTTGGTCCATACAAGTGAAGTAATGTTGAAGGACTGGCAGAGAACTAAAATTGAAATGATCCAAAAAGAATACAAGGAGTTAGAGGTGAAGGAATCACGTGGAGATAATCAAATGTGTTCTAGCAGGAGTTCACCTAACTCGGCATTTGGTACAGAAAATAATGGGCTGGATTTGGATCCAAACCAGAGTAAGTCACTGGATCAAGGGTTTGAAAATCATTCTAGTTCTGATGGGAATATGGTCAATCATGAACTTCCATTCAAACAAAACGGAAATTTCTCTGAGCAAATGCATCCTGGAGTTCTTTGGGATGTCTTTCGTCGGCAGGATGTTCCAAAGTTGAATGAATATTTGAAAACACATCGGAATGAGTTTGGAAAGCCAGATGATATATTAAATGAATAT GTTACATGGCCTCTTTATGATGGAGCTATTTTTCTTGACAGACACCAAAAAAGAAAGCTGAAGGAAGAATTTG GAGTGGAGCCCTGGTCATTTGAACAGAATTTGGGGGAAGCTATCTTTGTTCCTGCTGGTTGCCCTTTCCAGGCAAGAAATGTTCAG TCCACTGTTCAGTTGGGGCTTGATTTCTTATCTCCCGAGAGCTTGGGAGAGGCTGTTAGACTGGCAGAGGAAGTCCGCAGTCTACCTAATGAACATGAAGCAAAACCTCAAGTATTGGAG GTTGGGAAGATCTCTCTTTATGCTGCAAGTTCATCTATCAAAGAGGTTCAGAAACTTGTACTTGATCCAAA GCTTGGTGCAGAGATCGGATATGGAGACCCTAATTTGACTGCAATGGTATCTGAGAATTACGAGAAGATGGTTAAGCAACGGCAGATTACTTGTGCTTGA